The following coding sequences lie in one Bacillota bacterium genomic window:
- a CDS encoding discoidin domain-containing protein produces MKTRRNGHCLVLLLVLVLSIGSLAHAQLQEELISLGKPATANPGEWSANQANDGNLETRWATGNDQYPAWWQVDLGAQYDLTRLEIHWYGQEARAYRYKVEVGATGADFAVVFDQLDNTTFGPTDASLNVRGRYVRITLEGAHPGGWPSINEVLIYGTPVEDGELDLEALWQKEGNRELAAGRPAKANQEGFPAAHANDGKLDTRWGTIDGSFPAYWQVDLGSVYTLKGLAVNWYNEATRAHQYRIEVSKDGQSFTTVLDRTDNRAFGATMDALEVEARFVRITITGAYPGGWPSICEVRVYGQ; encoded by the coding sequence ATGAAAACACGGAGGAACGGTCACTGTCTTGTGTTACTACTGGTTCTCGTTTTGTCCATTGGTAGTCTGGCCCACGCCCAGCTTCAGGAGGAACTCATTTCCCTGGGTAAGCCTGCCACCGCAAACCCTGGAGAGTGGTCTGCTAACCAGGCCAATGATGGGAATCTGGAGACCCGGTGGGCAACGGGGAATGATCAATATCCCGCCTGGTGGCAAGTGGATTTGGGCGCGCAGTATGACTTGACCCGTTTGGAAATCCACTGGTATGGCCAGGAAGCCCGGGCCTATCGGTACAAGGTAGAAGTGGGGGCCACGGGAGCCGATTTTGCCGTAGTTTTCGATCAATTGGACAACACCACCTTTGGGCCCACCGATGCCTCTTTGAATGTGCGAGGAAGGTATGTCCGGATCACCCTAGAAGGGGCCCATCCCGGCGGCTGGCCTTCAATTAATGAGGTTCTTATTTACGGTACTCCTGTGGAAGACGGAGAACTGGATCTGGAAGCCCTGTGGCAGAAGGAGGGGAACCGGGAGCTTGCGGCGGGGCGGCCTGCCAAGGCGAACCAGGAGGGTTTCCCTGCGGCCCACGCCAATGACGGTAAGTTAGACACCCGGTGGGGCACGATTGATGGCTCCTTCCCGGCCTATTGGCAAGTGGACCTGGGCTCTGTGTACACCCTCAAGGGCCTGGCGGTGAACTGGTATAACGAGGCGACCCGCGCCCATCAGTATCGTATTGAGGTAAGCAAGGACGGTCAAAGCTTTACCACCGTGTTGGATCGGACGGATAATCGGGCCTTCGGTGCCACGATGGATGCCCTTGAGGTGGAGGCCCGGTTCGTGCGCATCACCATTACCGGCGCATATCCTGGCGGTTGGCCTTCTATTTGTGAAGTGCGGGTGTACGGTCAGTAG